The Vigna unguiculata cultivar IT97K-499-35 chromosome 1, ASM411807v1, whole genome shotgun sequence nucleotide sequence atttaaatatcgTTAGTAAAAGGgatcaaattgaccaaaatttgacgaaaatgaggacgtaattgaacataaaacgaaaatgaagaccaaattaaataaaaacaacaaaagtagggacgaaatgtatatttaagcctaatttcTCTCGCTTCCGTGCCTCCATGTCTTTCTCTCCTTTTATTTTCACCATCAATtccatattattttcaaaatcaaattgcactatgGCAAAATTGAGGAGTTAATGAACATTTTGAaccgaacaatttcttcttgagtaagttcattttttatccttttttgttttgaagtaatatgttttcctcttgtatgtggcttttctttgtgtagatagagctattttaggctttgaagttgtgtaagagAAGAGCAAGATTAGTaatctactctaaggtaagAGAAGCCAataatttagaagttattagttttcttaaaatattgagtcttgcttataagatttaatttggggttttcataattttatccttttgtaaataggtgagaggtgacaaatttatattagaaaaattatggtaaagtgtaaaagaattgatatttttttcaagaggaaggactataaaaaattgagataaatatgACGGTTTTAATATGATGATTATAAAAAActaccataatttttttcataatacgACGATTTTATAACTGCCACATTTTGTAtgtaaaatataacatttacaAACACCATTATGCTCCTATTATACATCTCTCTTGGCAGACATATTTTTGATGGTGCTATCTTTCCCTCACAATACTCTTTTATTCATctctcatttaattattttttttattaccaaataaaaattgaactttaatATAGTGTTTGTAGGAGACAAGACAGAGCGACGACAAAACCCTACAAAATCCACTCAATCATCCCCACCCTCAGCCAAAAGGGTTTCGCCGCGACTACGCAGAACGAGCTCACCGACGCGTACTAATGTCGAGGAGACCTCACCGGCTCCGATTGCCACAATTGTGTGGAATAGATTACGGACATCTGGGTCGCCTATGCAACGACGCGGCTGCTCCGACGCGAGTCCAGTTCAGCGGGAGCTACCTGAGGTACGAGGTGGTCGGGTTCAAGCAGGTTGTGGCAACACAGCTACTATACAATGTGTACGGGGCCTGCAGGTGGTTGACGGCAGAGGGTTCGAGGTGAGGAGGGACGCGACGTTTGGGATGGTGGAAAACGGCGTGCAGACCAGTGGGAACTTGTTCTACACCGGGAAGCTTGATTTAAGCAAGTGCTCACATGATTAACTAAGTATAGTGCAAGGTGAACAGTTTTTGTTCTTGATAACTTCTATGTAATAAGAAAtgtaacacataaaataatttcattgtGTTCTAATCAATCCTTGAAAGCATTATCAATATTGTCATGCCTCTATTATCACTGTGCTCTATTTTCAGGCTTCAAGAAGGAATTCGAGAAGGTAGTGAGTGTGGTTGGAGACTCTCCATCTAGAGGAATGTTTATAGATTCTTGCTTTGACCATTGTCAAATAGAATCACAGGAAACATGGTTTAAAAGTGACTCACCACATCTTGCCAATACAGTAAGATGCTGCATTACTTTCTTCTATTTGTCGAATATAAGGATTTTTGTGTGTTATGAGTATTGATATTATCATTACTTGCTTCTTTATGCAGTTGAAAAACTAACTTGTATGCATGATACTATGCAGTCAATTGCCAAGGCAGTAGGATACTGGTTTTATGGTCGAGGACCTTTCAATGAAGTAGATTGCAACTATCCTTGCAACCCCACTTGTCAGAACCTTGTTTCTGATCCAAAGGACCACCCTGGAATATAGATTTGTTTCATCATTGCGAAACAGGGTAGACTATTTTCCCTTTGATTGCGAAGCTCAGCATTGCAAAACACTCCTCCCCTGCAATTGCGAATTTGTATTTGGGTGGAGGTGAAACTTCTTTGGTAGAACTGAATTCTTCAACCTTTGGTGAAGCTTTGGGAAATTGAATCTTTGGTGAAGCTTCTTCGGTATGCGTTTTGAGTTGCGTGATTTAGTATCTATTAACTTgtgtattgtttaattttaatttggttttatcaTTGGGATCAATTGGTGTTGTGATTGGAACAAATGGTTCTTTGAATCATTGGGGTGAAGCAAAGGCTTTTAGAATCAGTTACTCTTGCTAACtacatgaaatatgaattggctaTTTGGATTGATTTTGTAATATGATTGAGTGGtataatgtatttttgaatgtgtATTATCAATAACTGAACATGTTGAATTAGTTTGGTTTAGGTTgttaaaaaacttttttctcAACCTATAATAAGAACGAAAAACTCATTCAACATGATTCTCAAACTGCAACCTTTTGCTTTTTTTGTTTGGATTGTTCAAAATGCTTTATGTGTCTAGAATTGTCCATTTACTTGCATATTATACACTAGAATTTCTATTGTTAGTTAATTTGATATAACTagcattaaataaatatatattgcaTGTTCCAAGTGAAACACTAGTAGCACTAGTGAGCtacagagaagaagaagaaatggagACTTTGACTGGGTatcttttgtttatatattatatagtttatttattatacatgGTAATATAACTGTTATACAGTGAATCATTTCgactattgtttttaataaattattaatgatttattATACATGGtaatattaatgattaaaatgTTGTCGATgtgattttttacttttttttttattttatggaaaacaagttaaataataatgaaaagtaGGTCACACAATCATGGAAAGCaggttaaataaaaaattatttaaaaacaaattcaaattcaaattatggCAGTTGAAACGTCGTATAACGTGTCAATATAGTGATTATAATGACATTCTAGTTGTCGTATTTTGCATTAGAATtcctttaaaataaacaaattacgATGGTTTTGACTGCCATTATTTGCACACAAAATATGACGGTCAAAATTGCCATTATTTCACAGTATATTTAATGGCGGGTGTTGTGACGTTTTGCCCAAGACCGCCATATTATTCATTGTGGCGGCAGGATATATAGCGGTACTTGTACCCGCCATACGCGAAAATATGGCAGTCATAACCACCATTTTATACTCCAAATAATCGtcatatttaacaattttttgtaatgacttgcgatgaagatgaaaaaaatacatctacgtcatctaaaattgagaaacttcatgagaatccaaaaatgaagaaaatggaaaaacaactctctgtggttcctaaagttacatataatgaatttgaaaatgctttagaaCGTAATCTGGGGAAGTGTCtttaaatttgacaatacccaccaaatcaaattgatgaggtacgaagagCTTATATAAAATGGAgtccatatcaaatgcatctagaaAATTTATCCGTTGTCTGGTAAAGATGATCATCCAAGAAGATTTCTGTACACATGATTTAGCTTATTTCCTTCATGGTTAGAGTATTCGTCACTAAAAGATGGAGGCTGAATTTTTAGCCAACACTATGGTATTCTATATTGAAAGGAATATTGCaatcaattattgaagattttaagttaTTGAAAGAGTGTAGAGGAGCACTATAACTAAaggtaacttttattttttttaatatattattattaatgataaaatttatgttattctttcatatatattattgtcatattcactaaaaaaatattaattatagttgaGGTTTATTATCTGGGGTTATTATAACCTCTTGcaaaaattatacataattgGGGTTTGTCCTAAACCCCTGGTAAGTTTCCAgggtttaaaaaaattgcaccaaatttcagattttaatttttctttcatttttacttttccTCTTTCCTCACTTTTCGTCTTACctctcttttaattttgttgtataCTCTTGATTTTCGTTCCTTCCCTTTTTTCCTCCCTCTTCgtctttcctctcttttatTTGTTTCGTGTACAATTGTTTTTACTAAAATGTGATATAATTAACTTTAGGTAAATTTCCTTGCATGTGTTGAGGTAGTAGAGGGATACATAACTGATTTTTATTATATCTGTTTGTATCAAATTTAGTTTGTGAATTGTCGTGCTAATTTTTGAACCCTGTGTTTTAAATGGTATTGGCAGAGCTTGCCATAGTTGTAGACTAATTATAAGATATTCTaaaacattttcattttctgcATGTACATTCATTATGATATAATGAGCCCTGAGATTTGCAGAGACTCGGAAGAGAAAATTGATGCTTTGGTTGTAGGGATAGGAACTAGAGGATCAATAACAGGGGCTGGAAAATTCCTCAAGCAGAAAAACCCAGACATcaaggtatattttttttcttaaccaaGTTTGGAACCAAAATCTGTTTTCCCTTCTTTGACTATTTATAGATTAATATCATGTTAAATTTAAGCATCACTAGTTGTTGCTATTAATATTGGGACTCATGTTACTACTAAACATAAGCTTAGTGGTTTTGGTTTGCAAATGCATTTTTAGAGGTATGGTGTTATCGCTATGTTGTTCTTCCTGTTTGAATCTATGCACGACTTGGATCAAAATTTTAGAGGtatgattttttattctttttccccgatctttcatttttaattgttgGTACCTAATGATGCTTTGTGTTGTGTGATCGAGTTCACAAAGCTATAAACATCTAACATCTgacatttataaagttaaacAATGATGTGTCTTAAACTTGTTGTATAGTTCTTCACTGTTGCTTGATCCATTTATTTGCAGGGAACATATATGTAGCTAAATGGCACAAAGGTTGCATTGAAGATACTTGACAAGGACAATTATACGGATCCTGTCTAACTGCATATGTCACTACTTTTCACTTTGATTTTTGGTCTCGAAGATGGCTCGAACTGcagtttttttttctgtacTTTCTTATTTAATCTTGGCTCTAATTTTTCACAATATCAATAGCAGAAATGCTTTCAAACATGAGCTCACATTATTAGAAAGGGTACGACATCCCAATATTGTCTAATTTGTTGGAGTTGTAACCCAAAATGTACCTATGATGATTGTGCCTGAATACCAGGCTAAGATAAGCTTATCCTCTCTGTCCCTCTTTATCCTTAAAGAGTAAGCTTCTCGTATGATTATATCTAACTCACCTTTCTTTATTATATCTAATTAGACTTTAATTTTATTCGactttataaaaaacatattgtaatatttcactagttttaatatttcactagtttgaacgttaaaactttattatttactttgaaCTTGTAGATTACATTCTTTgtttttatgaatgttatatctagttataaacaaatatctaaatgttaaaaaattttcttatcatatgttttatgaattatatgcattcaaaaagtataataaataaaattaaggaaatttaaaaagtaaaaacatcaataaataatgaattgcaTTGCAGGGGTAAAAATGAACtttcaatattattatacagtataaagaatttaaaactACAAACAAGGAATAGGTACGACAGTTACAAAATCGCAATAATTACTAGGGGTTTTAaaccgtcggtaattaccggaGATTTTAAAACCACGGGTAATTACCAGAGGTTTTAAAACCGCCGATAATTACTAGGGGTTTTAAAACCGCCAATAATTACTAGGAGTTTGAAATCGCAGGCAAATAGCAGGGGTTTCAAAACCGCCAATAAGTGCTGTTTTACCAGGGATTAATCAAAACCCTCCATAATCCGTTAATGATTTTTCTAGGGGAAAAACAAACCGCCGGAAACTCCTTTTACGGGGCTAAAACCCCATAAAATGCCATAAATAACCTCtagtaaaaattgtttttgttgtagtgatTATTTGAATTCTATTGTCATGAATGTTtgttttgaatagaaaaaataatgtaaagaaatgaaaaaaaaattaattaaaaaaattatatattatgtggAGACAAATAAACAAAACGATAAACTAAGATAATAGTTATATCATctaattagagaaaaaaaaataggaatttgAAGTAgttattagataaaagaaatttaataataacCTAATTGAGAATACCTACTAATGATATACGTGTAAATTCAGtcaaaacttaaatatatttgtactcCTTTAattagataatttgtattttctaGCTTTTAGAAAAATCCGTAAAAAGTTAATCCTCTTGAGAAACATTTGCGTGTTTTAATTCTTTAAGaaaatctataaaattataGTCTTAGACAAAGGAACTTTTAGCATTACTGcttatataataaacaaaaaaatgtgtCACTAATTATCACTTACAATTAATTAATCTATTGTAAAATATGATGTACCATTAGACATgtcactttctattttttgatttgtttctttttggCTGAGGAAAAGAATGCTAAAGTTATCTCCTATCTTCTTCGCATGGAGTCATGAATTATATTACAAGAAATGCATTTGGTTTcggatattttttaaagaactaaaagAATAATTGTATTTCTCATAGAGTTGAATATTGTAAAGTCTTTTTACggacaataaataaatatgtcaacttggaagattaaaaatatgttcaaatttaaattttaagttctCTCCTTTAtgccaaattttattttaaatttgtgtattaattaactttaatttataagaaattaatttcggcttttatatttttctctccaGAAATATTTctgaataatatttaaaaatatttttaccaaaaTAATAGTCAATATAAAGATTGTTTAAAAGcactttgaaaagaaaatactgTGTAAAGTCTTTAAAGAATTGTCTAAAATATCAAATGGTCATTTTGAAGTTGAGCCTAAAGGtgttcaaaattaatttagaaaattctaagagaaaaacaacaaaatagataaacataaataaactaCTGTAAAAATAATACATGGGTATCCTCCATTaaaaaacgtttttttttttcaaaatatttaatattactatgTTCATGGTTTAAATTTGAGACTATTGCTTAaacttataatatatttctaGGATTGGTATGGTAACTACACCTCGTTGAGATTGCAAGTCCCAAGGTGTTCAAATCTGTGTAAGTTTTGTCAAGTGGTGATTATGGCTTTCAAATgcaatttttactatttttgttaGTCGCCACTTTTTCATGATAGTGTGCAGTTTTGAACAAGAGCCTTGGGTTCTTCTTTTAGTGTTGATCATGGTAATAAAGTACAATGACTTTCTAAAGTAAAATAGAACATAatttttagatatatatatatatatatatatatatataaatatatatatatatatactattatttaataCAAATCAAATGTATAAAATATCATACGTACAATTTCTTCTcatagaaaaatcaaaagatcttatatttgttattattgcGTTGAAgacttgttttgttttatattatgtttcctCATAAAAGccatcatttaattattatgatgACGTGGtatgtttattaaattgtcatgtTTATCTCTTAACAATCATATACGATTTTGAGAATAGATATGTagaataaatcaataaataaataaagagaatgCAAACATGAACAAGAATAACTATAATTTAGAAAATCTACATAGagtattttagtatttatatatttattcttaaaaCGAAATTAACAAACAATTCACTTATATCATGACTCAGAGtcataaatatctttaaatcaatgaattcatgcatttcttttcaacaattatatttttgatattttttaaaaggatgAAATGGTGGACgaataaaaacacataaaataaagaatgatAGATGAAGAAAAGAGTGGAGATGAAGGTCTTTACATTGTAATAAAGTAAATTACCAATAGAACAAGAACTTGCAAAGTAAATAAACGAAAGTGGTGACCCAAATTAATACAATCAATATTGAATTAgtcattttttctatttgtggTGTTATCAAAttgtttgaaattattttcacaatttGTCAACCTTTGTTTACATTTGAATCATCTAattatttgatataataaagtaaaagaaaataaatacaaaagttaaGTATCTACCTTAAACTAGTCACATAGTATTAGACATTCCACGTTTTGCAACAATTTTTGCATGTAACTTTGTCTTTTGATCCATCTTCAATCTATGTTCTCGATTACTCTTTTTTCGATGTCTTCTTGCCTTGATCATGTTTTTCTCTTGATATCTATATGTCTCGACCAGGCTTTCCTCGGTGTCTTAACAACTTTGTGATATCTTAACATCTCTTCCCACTTGTTCACTCCTTTTGATCTTAGGATGTCGATTTTCCTATCTATTCCCTTTATGCCCTCAAAAGATGTCCCTCAAGAGAATATTGTTTGTGTCCCCCATGAATATATTCTCGTGACACTCGACCCAAATCTTTAACTCGGCTTTCCACATTCTTTTCCTTGCACACTTTCACATTGATTGTTAGAAATGTCACATGTCTCTTCACAACCTTTGCATTTAATGTGCTACTCACGCCTACTTGAGTATAACCATCAAATTATTACCAAAGTAACAATACAATATTATATTCCTTAATGGGCTTAAGCCCATTCATATTTTTAGTTCTAACTCTTTCAAAActctttttataatatttcttatcctccctttttcttctttatacaCCCAATCTATGCACTCCTGATTTCTTGCACTCTTGCCTTCTTTCTCCCCAATCTTCTTTGCGTTCACATTCTTCAACAACACTAAGATTCACATCTTTACTTCTCAAAATACTACTATGACTTCCTCTTCCCAAAACGCCTCATTTACTCCACTCTCTTCGACAAATATTATCAAACTCAATGGGAAAATCTCCGTGCTTGTTCTTATCTTGGAAGAATAATCCAAGATTTGTTAAATCACTTATATCTTTGAAAGTCCTCTCAATACTTCTAGCTACATTCCCCCTTGATGCCACCATTGAGTCTAAAATTTGATGGGACAAAAAAGTCAAAGGTCATTTCTTAGTCAAACATTTTATCGATGGCCCTTCGATCCTTGTAAGTCTTGAAGAACATTAGCCTTTCTAGTGTACTTGTTATATGCCAAAGTGTTTTGTCCTTGTTCAATCCAAAATTTCCACTCATTTCTTTAACTTGGCCTATCTTCTCCATATAGGGTCTCCTTCAATCTATTTGGCAAAACTACTTTTGGCCCACGTATATACTTCTTTTTTTAGTCCCTTGTGTTTCATCCACCTTTCATTGGTTTCA carries:
- the LOC114163125 gene encoding cysteine synthase-like; amino-acid sequence: MYIHYDIMSPEICRDSEEKIDALVVGIGTRGSITGAGKFLKQKNPDIKRYGVIAMLFFLFESMHDLDQNFRGNIYVAKWHKGCIEDT